Proteins from a genomic interval of Sinobacterium caligoides:
- a CDS encoding acetyl-CoA hydrolase/transferase family protein — protein sequence MTDKSKITPTDWQAAYRTKLIGVDEAAALVESNDTIWSCGLSSQPIAFLQALARRKSELCNVEVYGGIVLQPFDILTGEYRGHINYCSFFNGPIEKSLYGQGNIKPMSAHLSEIDDATRYSIQPNVMAVHVSAPDADGYMSFGPCGGVGNWGASEVAEKIIVTVNSKLPHVPGDFNMIHVTKVSHIIEDDSDIPLLPSAEASATDRAVAAQIVPYIDDGDTIQIGIGGITNALAYSLKNKKDLGVHTEMLTDSIVYLSQQGVVTGARKNINPGKINFSFAAGGEMLMAFCDNNEQLEAEPMHLAVNSNLVAKNNNFISINTCLLVDLTGQVAAEGVGYQQISATGGQLDLVRAARLSKGGKSFIALASTRGQGADAVSNICLGLPIGTPVTTPRSDVEYIATEYGVVRLRHLAIEDRAKAMISIAHPDFREQLTSEAIAAGVIRA from the coding sequence ATGACAGATAAATCGAAGATTACTCCAACAGATTGGCAGGCAGCCTACCGTACCAAGCTGATTGGCGTGGATGAGGCGGCTGCTCTTGTAGAGTCTAATGATACGATTTGGAGTTGTGGCCTCAGCTCTCAGCCAATCGCCTTCCTGCAGGCGCTGGCGAGACGAAAGAGCGAACTATGCAATGTTGAGGTCTATGGCGGTATTGTTTTACAGCCCTTTGATATCTTAACGGGTGAGTATCGGGGGCATATTAATTACTGCAGTTTTTTTAATGGCCCCATTGAGAAGAGCCTTTATGGGCAGGGTAATATTAAACCTATGTCGGCGCACCTGTCTGAGATAGATGATGCCACTCGCTACAGCATACAGCCAAACGTTATGGCTGTGCATGTCAGTGCACCGGATGCCGATGGCTATATGAGCTTTGGCCCCTGCGGGGGGGTTGGTAATTGGGGGGCCAGCGAGGTGGCGGAGAAGATCATTGTGACGGTTAACTCGAAACTGCCGCATGTACCGGGCGATTTCAATATGATTCACGTGACAAAAGTGAGCCATATTATTGAAGACGATAGTGATATCCCGCTGCTACCTAGTGCTGAAGCGAGTGCAACAGATAGGGCGGTTGCTGCACAGATTGTTCCTTATATCGACGACGGCGATACCATTCAGATCGGAATTGGAGGTATTACTAATGCGCTAGCATATAGCTTAAAGAATAAGAAAGACCTCGGTGTGCATACTGAGATGCTTACCGATTCGATCGTTTATTTGTCGCAGCAGGGTGTCGTCACTGGGGCGAGAAAAAATATTAACCCAGGGAAGATAAACTTCAGCTTTGCTGCCGGTGGAGAGATGTTGATGGCTTTCTGCGACAATAATGAGCAGTTAGAGGCGGAGCCTATGCACCTAGCGGTGAACAGTAATCTAGTCGCTAAGAATAATAATTTTATTTCGATTAACACCTGTTTGCTGGTCGACCTGACCGGTCAGGTGGCAGCGGAGGGGGTTGGTTACCAACAGATATCGGCGACGGGTGGGCAGCTAGATTTGGTGCGTGCAGCACGCCTCTCTAAAGGGGGGAAGTCGTTCATTGCCCTTGCTTCTACACGTGGTCAAGGGGCTGATGCTGTTTCGAATATTTGTCTGGGGCTGCCTATCGGTACACCGGTGACAACACCGCGTAGCGATGTTGAGTATATTGCGACGGAGTATGGTGTGGTCAGGCTGCGCCACCTCGCCATCGAGGATCGGGCCAAAGCTATGATATCCATAGCTCATCCCGATTTTCGTGAACAGCTGACCAGCGAAGCGATCGCGGCAGGCGTTATCCGTGCTTAA
- a CDS encoding Na+/H+ antiporter family protein, with the protein MNAVVLGVLLMLGLSLARLPVVVAIIIAAVAAGLASGMGVTETLSHFNDGIGNGANVALSYALLGAFAAALAKSGLPHLLSEKALTMVGIDDQRQLGGKIVICLLLFLAAMASQNIVPIHIAFIPLLVPPLLYMMAKIGLDRRAVACILCGGMVSTYMFLPVGFGAIYLHNILLGSLEQAGLPIEGLSVMAALWLPASGMILGLLTAVLITYRGRRHYDLEAITQLESDVVEVQPKVVICALVSIVATFVVQLSFDSMVLGGLVGFVIFMCSGVVDWRESDGLFVDGMKMMATIGFIMISAAGFAEVVKSTGDVPALVHDSAVLVGNSKMVGAMVMLIVGLLITMGIGSSFSTVPIIATIYVPVATGLGFSPLAIVALVGTAGALGDAGSPASDSTLGPTAGLNVDGQHDHIRDTVIPTFLHYNIPLLAGGWLAAILIG; encoded by the coding sequence GTGAATGCAGTTGTTTTAGGGGTGCTACTAATGCTGGGGCTGAGTCTTGCTCGTCTGCCAGTAGTTGTGGCGATCATTATCGCGGCGGTTGCAGCCGGCCTCGCTTCCGGTATGGGGGTGACGGAGACACTATCACATTTTAATGATGGCATAGGTAATGGAGCCAACGTTGCCTTGAGTTATGCCTTGCTTGGGGCCTTTGCGGCAGCGCTGGCAAAGTCGGGGCTGCCCCACCTGTTGTCGGAGAAAGCGCTCACGATGGTGGGTATCGACGATCAGCGACAGCTGGGCGGTAAGATTGTTATTTGCTTGTTATTATTCTTAGCGGCGATGGCTTCACAGAACATTGTCCCTATCCATATTGCCTTCATTCCACTATTAGTGCCGCCGTTACTTTATATGATGGCAAAAATAGGTTTGGATCGTCGTGCAGTGGCCTGCATTTTATGCGGAGGCATGGTTTCAACATACATGTTCTTACCGGTTGGTTTTGGCGCGATCTATCTGCATAACATATTGTTGGGCAGCCTTGAGCAGGCAGGACTTCCCATCGAGGGGTTGTCGGTGATGGCGGCGTTGTGGCTGCCGGCCTCGGGAATGATCTTGGGCTTATTAACTGCTGTACTCATTACATACCGTGGTCGACGTCATTATGATTTAGAGGCGATTACACAGCTGGAATCTGATGTTGTTGAGGTTCAGCCTAAGGTTGTGATCTGTGCGCTGGTGTCGATTGTAGCAACCTTCGTCGTTCAGTTGAGCTTTGACTCTATGGTCTTGGGTGGCTTGGTCGGCTTTGTTATTTTCATGTGCAGCGGTGTCGTCGACTGGCGTGAGTCCGACGGCCTGTTCGTCGATGGCATGAAGATGATGGCGACGATTGGTTTTATTATGATATCAGCCGCGGGTTTTGCCGAGGTGGTGAAATCGACGGGCGATGTGCCGGCCTTAGTGCACGACTCTGCGGTGTTAGTGGGGAATAGCAAGATGGTTGGTGCAATGGTAATGCTGATCGTAGGGCTGTTGATTACCATGGGTATCGGCTCATCATTTTCGACAGTACCGATTATTGCGACGATTTATGTGCCGGTTGCTACTGGGCTTGGGTTTTCCCCGTTAGCTATCGTTGCCTTAGTGGGGACGGCGGGTGCGTTGGGCGATGCCGGGTCTCCTGCCTCGGATTCTACTTTGGGGCCAACGGCGGGGCTGAATGTTGATGGTCAGCACGATCATATACGGGATACGGTTATTCCCACCTTCCTACACTATAATATACCGCTGCTTGCCGGTGGGTGGCTGGCCGCTATCTTGATTGGTTAA
- the gloA gene encoding lactoylglutathione lyase: MRLLHTMLRVGDLERSIAFYRDIFAMQLLRRKDYPGGRFTLAFLGYGAEADNTVIELTYNWDTDHYELGSGFGHLAIGVDDAYTTCAEIKRQGGDVVREAGPMQHGSTVIAFVRDPDGYMIELIQQS; encoded by the coding sequence ATGCGTTTATTACATACGATGTTGCGTGTGGGCGATTTAGAACGCTCCATTGCTTTTTATCGTGATATCTTCGCCATGCAACTGCTGCGCCGTAAAGATTACCCCGGGGGACGCTTTACGCTAGCCTTTCTTGGCTATGGTGCAGAAGCTGACAATACAGTGATCGAGTTGACCTATAACTGGGATACGGACCATTATGAGCTGGGATCAGGCTTTGGTCACTTGGCGATCGGTGTCGATGATGCCTATACCACTTGTGCGGAAATAAAGCGGCAAGGGGGGGATGTTGTCAGGGAGGCTGGTCCTATGCAGCACGGTAGCACGGTGATCGCGTTTGTTCGTGACCCTGATGGTTATATGATTGAGTTGATTCAGCAGTCATAA
- the rimI gene encoding ribosomal protein S18-alanine N-acetyltransferase: MLIAGYQLRRATLQDADVMARLDREATPTAWSVQNFRDSLNAEDQCWLLMQGVEVVGSAISSIVLDEASLLNITICPKQQGQGLGRGLLEHLLEQASDNGALVCFLEVRESNQPAIALYLSSGFTQVGVRKNYYQLEDGREHALVMKRELSINVSRTI, from the coding sequence ATGTTAATTGCTGGCTATCAGCTAAGGCGTGCGACGTTACAAGACGCGGATGTTATGGCACGACTAGATAGAGAGGCGACGCCGACGGCATGGAGTGTGCAGAACTTTCGTGACAGCCTTAATGCGGAAGACCAATGCTGGTTGTTGATGCAAGGTGTAGAGGTGGTTGGCAGCGCTATTTCCAGTATCGTGCTCGATGAGGCCAGCTTGCTGAACATTACGATTTGTCCGAAGCAGCAGGGGCAGGGACTCGGTAGAGGGCTGCTTGAACACTTACTTGAGCAGGCTAGCGATAACGGTGCCCTGGTGTGCTTCTTAGAAGTACGAGAGTCGAATCAGCCGGCCATTGCTTTGTACCTTAGTAGCGGCTTTACACAGGTCGGTGTGCGTAAAAATTATTATCAACTAGAAGATGGGCGCGAGCATGCGCTGGTCATGAAACGGGAGCTATCAATCAATGTCAGTCGAACTATATGA